A region of Rhodoferax potami DNA encodes the following proteins:
- a CDS encoding c-type cytochrome codes for MSDNSQATAHEEDHTGPVKTPKQLLLAAFFSFVIPIFVIIGLVYYVTSANKPAAGSVNVEKATAERIQKVGMVEIRDANREMKSGEEVYKAQCAACHAVGAAGAPKFGDAGAWGARVKTGFDALYNSAIKGKGAMGAQAGGDFSDYEIGRAVVFLANAGGGKFDEPKKPEPAAK; via the coding sequence ATGAGCGACAACAGCCAAGCAACTGCGCACGAAGAAGACCACACGGGCCCCGTCAAAACCCCCAAGCAATTGCTGTTGGCGGCATTTTTCTCGTTTGTCATTCCGATCTTCGTGATCATTGGTTTGGTGTATTACGTGACCTCGGCCAACAAGCCTGCTGCAGGCTCTGTGAATGTAGAAAAGGCTACTGCCGAGCGCATTCAAAAGGTCGGCATGGTAGAGATCCGCGATGCCAACCGCGAGATGAAGTCCGGTGAAGAGGTCTACAAAGCCCAGTGCGCGGCCTGCCATGCAGTGGGCGCCGCCGGCGCGCCTAAGTTTGGCGATGCGGGCGCTTGGGGTGCACGCGTCAAGACGGGCTTCGATGCTCTGTACAACTCGGCCATCAAGGGCAAAGGCGCGATGGGTGCGCAGGCAGGCGGCGATTTTTCTGACTATGAGATCGGGCGCGCTGTTGTGTTCCTGGCGAACGCGGGTGGCGGCAAATTCGACGAGCCGAAGAAGCCAGAGCCGGCGGCGAAGTAA
- a CDS encoding DDE-type integrase/transposase/recombinase has translation MLNESELAELCRERKLSDFAIATIRRVRESPPSRIVRSGTHNIVTHYASRKMGCVIKAEAARTELAAIYHWDHDKTTYEFYDQPPAIKKIHLRDNGKTTSHLYTPDFFVLADDFIGWVECKAEDWLKNQLDRPSPHYVRDSEGRWRCPSAERYAQSVGLGFAVRSSAESDPITIQNIADLSDYYREDCPIPSKAELARVREFMGSGGWCWLRDLLANEQGLSADTIFKMIADEELHVVMQSFPLMKEPHRVRVYATRALMDSSELWLPAMLAKPDTEIHQVQPVPGEALLWDGGACEVVNVGDTEIFLRMSGGALQNLPLTDFERMVRGGVIVGTRTMVNPRAVAAAEVMRLASAEDIKSAMHRYYCIHPQLCPPNETHTCCKRAVRKWKAMARKGCIEYGNEFVGLIPTVRKRGNRNRKLSGPTLAVMHRFIEDEVMTASAPSLFVCWALVCNACNKDGLTAPSYKTFLAEIKLLKSPEEVKKAREGEKAGYDLELPFISLDRETPKHGTRPFEIGHIDHTVLDLQFVTEGTSTPMGKACLTVMIDAFTRKILAWVITFDPPSKRSCMLVIRDCVRRHGRIPTTIVVDQGAEFKGTYFEQLLAYMGAHKRMRPASHPRFGSIIERFFGLQNTAFIHALCGNNKALQSPRRMSKTHDPRELAVWNLRAFREAFEGFLTEYYHAVEHPALGISPAKAMEIGLLQSGARAHTLTAYDRNFLIATMPTTDKGTSKVQRDGSFKANRVDYFADSLVEYVDQNLPVRYDPFDLSRAFVMGRSGWIEARSLHTHELAGRTEKEVEVISQEINAINARTGIREKERALALGAYLQTVRGREAALRLEMQQARDREMRAVDEGVGLLGTAPAYTGDTLAIEQQSVQSLATAESTFSHIAQETYEDF, from the coding sequence ATGCTGAACGAAAGTGAATTGGCCGAACTGTGCCGTGAACGCAAACTGAGCGACTTTGCCATCGCCACCATCCGCCGGGTGCGGGAAAGTCCCCCCTCGCGGATCGTGCGCAGTGGTACGCACAACATCGTGACCCATTACGCCAGCCGAAAAATGGGCTGCGTCATTAAGGCCGAGGCAGCAAGAACGGAGCTAGCGGCCATCTACCACTGGGATCACGACAAGACCACCTACGAGTTCTATGACCAGCCACCGGCGATCAAGAAGATTCATCTTCGGGACAACGGCAAAACGACCTCCCACCTCTACACGCCGGACTTCTTTGTGCTCGCAGATGATTTCATCGGCTGGGTGGAATGTAAGGCCGAAGACTGGCTGAAGAATCAGCTGGATCGTCCGTCGCCCCATTACGTCCGAGATTCAGAGGGGCGCTGGCGTTGTCCGTCAGCGGAACGGTACGCGCAAAGCGTCGGCTTGGGTTTCGCTGTCCGTTCGTCGGCCGAGTCTGACCCCATCACTATCCAGAACATCGCGGACTTGTCTGATTACTACCGCGAAGACTGTCCGATACCGAGCAAGGCGGAGCTGGCGCGGGTTCGTGAGTTCATGGGGTCTGGGGGGTGGTGCTGGTTGCGCGACCTCTTGGCCAATGAGCAAGGTCTGAGCGCCGACACGATCTTTAAGATGATTGCGGATGAAGAACTGCATGTCGTCATGCAATCCTTCCCCTTGATGAAAGAGCCGCATCGTGTGCGTGTCTATGCGACACGTGCGTTGATGGATTCCAGTGAACTCTGGTTGCCGGCGATGTTGGCGAAACCTGACACAGAAATTCATCAGGTACAGCCTGTGCCTGGCGAGGCGCTACTGTGGGATGGTGGCGCCTGTGAAGTAGTCAATGTCGGGGATACCGAAATCTTCCTGCGCATGTCAGGAGGCGCGCTGCAAAACCTGCCGTTGACAGACTTTGAGCGAATGGTGCGAGGCGGCGTCATCGTTGGCACCCGTACCATGGTCAATCCCCGTGCGGTTGCAGCAGCTGAGGTCATGCGTCTGGCCTCTGCCGAGGATATCAAGTCTGCAATGCATCGGTACTACTGCATCCATCCGCAGTTGTGCCCACCAAATGAAACTCACACATGCTGCAAAAGGGCCGTGCGCAAATGGAAGGCAATGGCCCGGAAAGGATGCATCGAGTACGGCAATGAATTTGTGGGCTTGATCCCCACCGTTCGCAAGCGTGGCAATCGCAATCGCAAACTGAGTGGACCGACGCTGGCGGTCATGCATCGCTTCATTGAGGATGAGGTCATGACCGCGTCAGCGCCCAGTCTGTTTGTTTGCTGGGCACTGGTCTGCAATGCCTGCAACAAGGATGGACTTACTGCTCCAAGTTACAAAACCTTTCTCGCCGAAATCAAACTGCTCAAATCCCCAGAGGAAGTGAAGAAGGCCCGGGAGGGGGAGAAAGCAGGTTACGACCTGGAGCTTCCTTTCATCAGCTTGGATCGAGAGACGCCTAAGCACGGGACGCGCCCCTTCGAGATTGGGCACATTGATCACACAGTCCTAGATCTTCAGTTCGTCACGGAGGGCACGAGTACGCCTATGGGCAAGGCCTGCCTGACCGTCATGATTGATGCCTTCACCCGAAAAATCCTCGCGTGGGTGATAACGTTTGATCCCCCCAGCAAACGCTCCTGCATGCTGGTGATCCGTGATTGTGTTCGTCGACACGGGCGGATTCCGACAACGATTGTGGTCGACCAGGGCGCGGAGTTCAAGGGAACTTACTTTGAGCAACTTCTGGCCTACATGGGGGCCCATAAGCGCATGCGTCCAGCCAGCCATCCCCGCTTCGGCAGCATCATCGAACGCTTCTTCGGCTTGCAGAACACAGCATTCATCCACGCTCTATGTGGCAATAACAAAGCCCTGCAGAGTCCACGTCGCATGTCAAAAACCCACGATCCACGCGAGTTGGCGGTGTGGAACCTGCGCGCGTTCCGCGAGGCCTTCGAGGGCTTTCTGACTGAGTACTACCACGCGGTAGAGCATCCCGCGCTGGGCATCAGTCCGGCAAAGGCGATGGAAATCGGTTTGCTGCAGTCGGGGGCAAGGGCTCACACGCTCACCGCCTATGACCGCAATTTTCTGATCGCCACCATGCCCACTACCGACAAAGGCACGTCCAAGGTGCAGCGCGATGGTTCTTTCAAGGCCAACCGGGTGGACTACTTTGCCGATAGCTTGGTCGAATACGTGGATCAAAACCTGCCTGTTCGCTACGACCCGTTCGACCTGTCCCGGGCCTTTGTGATGGGCCGCTCAGGTTGGATCGAGGCTCGCAGCCTGCATACCCACGAACTTGCCGGACGCACTGAGAAGGAAGTCGAGGTCATTTCTCAGGAGATCAATGCGATCAATGCCCGTACAGGCATTCGAGAAAAGGAGCGGGCTCTTGCGCTGGGTGCCTATCTGCAAACGGTACGGGGCCGCGAGGCCGCTCTGCGCCTGGAAATGCAGCAGGCACGCGACCGGGAGATGCGCGCAGTCGACGAAGGCGTCGGTCTGCTCGGGACGGCTCCAGCCTACACCGGCGACACCTTGGCCATCGAACAACAGTCGGTGCAAAGCCTGGCAACGGCGGAGAGCACCTTTTCGCACATCGCGCAAGAAACATACGAGGACTTCTGA
- a CDS encoding DUF2946 family protein, translated as MDDIVKQAMAKWPNVPDCYGWLGLDGRGDWYLRDDAAQASGAFASHVLEARGSRLQHEKLIDFIQRNYAADASGCWYFQNGPQRVYVELMHTPWIWRIQPDGQVRAHTGAPVSVLESYIDEQGLLYLQTTLGIGLVHTADMAHAAAHVEQGVWVPSEITSDWLAAHFRFVRSPLTAHA; from the coding sequence ATGGATGACATCGTGAAACAAGCCATGGCCAAGTGGCCGAACGTGCCTGATTGCTATGGCTGGCTAGGGCTGGATGGACGCGGCGATTGGTACCTGCGGGATGACGCCGCGCAGGCCAGTGGGGCCTTTGCCTCCCATGTTTTGGAAGCACGAGGTAGCCGCTTGCAACATGAAAAACTGATCGACTTTATCCAACGGAACTATGCCGCCGATGCATCGGGTTGCTGGTACTTTCAGAACGGGCCGCAGCGGGTGTATGTCGAACTGATGCACACGCCCTGGATCTGGCGCATTCAACCTGACGGACAAGTTCGCGCCCATACGGGTGCACCTGTGTCTGTGTTGGAAAGCTATATCGACGAGCAAGGCTTGCTGTACCTGCAAACCACATTGGGCATTGGACTGGTTCACACCGCGGATATGGCCCACGCAGCCGCCCATGTCGAGCAGGGTGTGTGGGTGCCCAGCGAAATCACCAGTGACTGGTTGGCTGCGCATTTCCGGTTTGTGCGCAGCCCGCTTACAGCCCATGCCTGA
- a CDS encoding DUF262 domain-containing protein has translation MTPDINPPFDGDYEIAPDAVDDEDTGGADFNVQPWNPSKIRITTKNFTLREVVDQIRMNEIDLSPDFQREYVWKRRQRTRLIESILLGIPLPAFYFNQEEDATYQVVDGVQRLSTISLFMADGHELSAADLEYLKDLDGLKYGQLDQASMRRFRSAQIVVHIIEPQTPDEVKYDIFSRVNTLGSPLSTQEIRHAMSRKRSRQFLLELSELPSFDEATVRNFFRKDPEDPSRWVRDTGRMMNRELALRFCAFLDFDQEVYRQFSSLDAYLADFTKRIDGRPASGPSFADSQLVDMHNKFDLAMENAIRVLGKYAFRRNPAYASKRGPINRAVFEAQATSLAKFPRALIAQHQAKVREKLLDLFDEEDYVRCITVGTGDWRRVSLRLRRTHEAIVEALS, from the coding sequence ATGACACCTGACATTAATCCGCCATTTGATGGCGACTACGAAATCGCTCCAGATGCCGTCGATGACGAAGACACGGGAGGGGCGGATTTCAACGTCCAGCCGTGGAATCCGTCGAAGATCCGGATCACGACGAAGAACTTCACCCTTAGGGAAGTCGTCGATCAAATCCGGATGAACGAAATAGACCTGTCCCCCGACTTCCAACGCGAATACGTCTGGAAGCGTCGCCAGCGGACCCGTCTCATCGAGTCCATCTTGCTCGGGATCCCATTGCCCGCGTTCTACTTCAATCAAGAGGAAGATGCCACTTACCAAGTCGTCGACGGGGTGCAGCGCCTGTCGACGATCTCTCTATTCATGGCCGATGGTCACGAACTCAGCGCCGCCGATCTCGAGTACCTCAAGGATCTCGATGGCCTCAAATATGGGCAGCTCGATCAAGCTTCGATGCGACGCTTCCGGAGCGCGCAGATCGTCGTCCACATCATCGAACCGCAGACACCCGATGAGGTTAAGTACGACATCTTCAGTAGAGTAAACACTCTGGGCAGCCCCCTCTCCACCCAGGAGATTCGCCACGCGATGAGCCGCAAGCGGTCGCGTCAATTCCTGCTGGAGTTGTCCGAGCTTCCGTCATTCGATGAGGCGACTGTGCGGAATTTCTTTCGCAAGGACCCTGAAGACCCATCGCGTTGGGTGCGCGACACCGGCCGGATGATGAACCGGGAGCTGGCACTTCGATTTTGTGCCTTCCTGGATTTCGACCAAGAAGTCTACCGACAGTTCTCGAGCCTTGATGCCTATCTCGCCGACTTCACGAAGCGTATCGACGGCCGGCCAGCAAGCGGCCCAAGCTTTGCCGACAGCCAGCTCGTCGATATGCATAACAAATTCGACCTCGCCATGGAGAACGCGATTCGTGTCCTAGGCAAATACGCATTCCGACGCAATCCCGCCTACGCAAGTAAACGCGGACCGATCAATCGAGCGGTCTTTGAAGCACAGGCGACTTCACTGGCGAAATTCCCACGAGCCTTGATCGCTCAACACCAGGCCAAGGTCCGGGAGAAGCTCTTAGATCTTTTCGACGAAGAAGATTACGTTCGTTGCATCACGGTCGGAACAGGCGACTGGCGCCGCGTTTCACTCCGGCTTCGTCGCACGCATGAGGCGATTGTCGAGGCGCTCTCATGA
- the tnpB gene encoding IS66 family insertion sequence element accessory protein TnpB (TnpB, as the term is used for proteins encoded by IS66 family insertion elements, is considered an accessory protein, since TnpC, encoded by a neighboring gene, is a DDE family transposase.) has product MFFPEGRIRVFLYGQAADMRQSYDGLYALARQGFEVDVLAGHMFVFINRRQTQMKVLYFDRSGWCLWCKRLESGKFSRKGVQGGSGEIDCTALKLMLEGIEVRRRHKRYQHPARR; this is encoded by the coding sequence ATGTTCTTTCCCGAGGGCCGCATTCGCGTGTTCCTGTATGGCCAAGCTGCCGATATGCGCCAGTCCTACGACGGCTTGTACGCTCTGGCACGCCAGGGGTTTGAAGTGGATGTGCTGGCCGGACACATGTTTGTTTTCATCAACCGGCGGCAAACACAGATGAAGGTGCTGTACTTTGACCGCAGCGGCTGGTGCCTGTGGTGCAAGCGTTTGGAGAGCGGCAAGTTCTCCCGTAAAGGCGTTCAAGGCGGCAGTGGCGAGATCGACTGCACGGCGCTCAAACTGATGCTCGAAGGCATCGAAGTGCGCCGACGCCACAAACGCTACCAACACCCTGCGCGGAGGTGA
- a CDS encoding helix-turn-helix domain-containing protein — protein sequence MQANTIEEFEADIGQQIKSLRLKLNIERATSALRAGCSVSALKNLESGNGSTLRTLIAIVRALGREDWLRNVAPMATISPLNIPTAGGIRQRARASKK from the coding sequence ATGCAGGCAAATACCATCGAAGAGTTTGAGGCAGACATTGGGCAGCAGATCAAATCGCTGCGTCTCAAACTGAACATCGAACGAGCCACCTCGGCATTGCGTGCGGGTTGCAGTGTCAGCGCGTTGAAGAATTTGGAGTCTGGCAACGGGTCAACCTTGAGAACGCTCATTGCAATCGTCCGTGCGCTTGGCCGAGAGGACTGGTTGCGCAATGTTGCACCCATGGCAACCATAAGCCCCTTGAACATCCCAACGGCCGGGGGCATCCGCCAGCGAGCACGTGCATCTAAGAAGTAG
- a CDS encoding TniQ family protein, which produces MTSSTVDPFAGDFKPSLSAALYPIKMEGSLDAPEGLLSWVVGLAQAHCVGPRAMLKNLLAGSEQYDDIWRGSTFFERDCGTVNGLGAYARMMVELLGPVLPHEVNQMTMLGLSQFLPRNGEGLTAKSPRWCPHCLCDQARALQRPHFPLVWSFEYYRVCHIHHTVMQEHCPACGHTQSYIPCYPSLLHCGSCGESMLVPLPEGFHMEEPVASEFEKWCATALVDLVSRLDLLWTAGSLVHLRSNIDAIVDRFTMGNRKRLCEDIGLQIYALNGWVNKDERPSLSVLLRLCHGIGLMPACIFLPGAVDHVTRTRAVFSSLSSRECRPLLGYRQRERIQKQLEVISADTTDHRGLAAIADQVGLSRHALKYWFPKHSRSIVHKKRACESRRLELQYKEDHDFLRAVIQRMCAQGIYPSRRRVNAELGTRKISLIRPDIFRVYERLRQSPAFVVFSSHRSSETPPIRARQKAADACNTKFSSVTL; this is translated from the coding sequence ATGACAAGTAGCACGGTGGATCCGTTCGCTGGGGACTTCAAACCCAGCCTATCGGCTGCCCTCTATCCGATCAAGATGGAGGGCAGCCTCGATGCGCCAGAAGGACTGCTTTCGTGGGTAGTCGGACTGGCCCAGGCGCATTGTGTGGGGCCACGGGCGATGTTGAAGAATTTGCTTGCAGGCTCCGAGCAATATGACGACATCTGGCGCGGCTCAACGTTCTTTGAACGGGATTGCGGAACCGTTAACGGTCTTGGCGCCTATGCCCGGATGATGGTGGAACTGCTTGGCCCTGTTTTGCCGCATGAGGTCAATCAGATGACCATGCTGGGGTTATCTCAGTTTCTGCCACGCAATGGGGAAGGACTGACTGCGAAGAGTCCAAGGTGGTGTCCACACTGCCTTTGTGATCAGGCAAGGGCATTGCAGCGACCGCATTTCCCGTTGGTGTGGTCGTTTGAGTACTACCGGGTCTGCCATATCCACCACACGGTTATGCAGGAGCATTGCCCCGCCTGTGGACACACACAGTCCTACATTCCATGCTATCCCAGCTTGTTGCATTGCGGCTCTTGTGGTGAATCTATGTTGGTACCCTTGCCTGAAGGGTTCCACATGGAAGAGCCCGTTGCATCGGAGTTCGAAAAGTGGTGTGCCACAGCGTTGGTTGACCTGGTCAGCAGATTGGATTTGCTCTGGACAGCCGGAAGCCTAGTTCATCTGCGCAGCAATATCGATGCCATCGTGGACCGGTTCACGATGGGCAACCGCAAACGGTTGTGTGAAGACATAGGCCTGCAAATCTACGCGCTCAATGGATGGGTCAACAAGGATGAGCGGCCCTCGCTCTCGGTGCTGCTGCGGTTGTGTCACGGGATCGGGCTGATGCCCGCTTGCATATTCCTGCCTGGTGCCGTTGATCATGTCACGCGGACGAGGGCGGTGTTTTCATCTTTGAGTTCGCGCGAATGCAGACCGTTACTGGGTTATCGGCAGAGGGAGCGAATTCAGAAGCAGTTGGAAGTGATTTCGGCGGACACCACCGATCACCGGGGCTTGGCTGCGATTGCTGATCAGGTTGGACTATCTCGGCATGCACTCAAGTATTGGTTTCCCAAGCACAGCAGAAGCATCGTGCATAAAAAACGCGCTTGTGAGAGTCGCAGGCTTGAACTGCAGTACAAGGAGGATCATGATTTCCTGCGAGCTGTTATTCAGCGTATGTGCGCCCAAGGCATTTATCCTAGTCGCCGTCGAGTGAATGCCGAACTTGGTACACGTAAGATTTCATTGATTCGTCCAGACATTTTTAGAGTGTACGAACGACTTCGACAATCGCCAGCTTTCGTCGTATTCTCTAGCCACCGCTCAAGCGAAACGCCTCCAATTCGAGCTCGGCAAAAAGCGGCGGATGCGTGCAACACCAAGTTCAGCAGCGTGACGCTGTAG
- the tnpC gene encoding IS66 family transposase, with protein sequence MSMPNTSTPTFTVETVMGLSPQSIAQTLQAQAASISALEQQLEWFKRQLFGKKSERFAPLPDAQQMHLGQLLGDLPATDAPEADSDSNTIPAHQRRKPRSNFADEGTPASFFDETKVPVHTIELANPETKDLSPDQYEVVSQKVSHRLAQRPGAYVVLKYVRSVIKRHDTQTLHCAGAPTGIIEGSRADVSLLAGVVVDKFAWHIPLYRQHQRLSQAGFKLSRAWLTQLAQKTISLLEPIYDTQLESIRNSRVKAMDETPIKAGRSGPGKMKAAYFWPVYGELDEVCFAYFESRRHEHVQQALGLPGATDAVLLTDGYEAYARYAAKTGITHAQCWAHCRRGFFEALGAEPQAAGQALQQIGEIYAQEEAIRERDLYGDAKREHRLSHSKPLVQNFFEWVDLQFERQGFLPSNPLTKALAYARERRAQLQVFLGDADVAMDTNHLERALRAIPMGRRNWLFCWTEVGAKRAGIMQSLIVTCRLHDIDPYTYLVDVLQRVGHHPASRVSELTPRQWKQHFAENPLRSPLHGLVT encoded by the coding sequence ATGTCGATGCCCAATACCAGCACTCCCACATTTACCGTCGAAACGGTCATGGGGCTGTCGCCGCAGAGCATCGCGCAGACACTGCAAGCACAGGCCGCCAGCATCAGCGCGCTGGAGCAGCAGCTCGAATGGTTCAAACGCCAACTCTTTGGCAAGAAGAGCGAGCGCTTTGCACCCTTGCCCGATGCGCAGCAAATGCACCTGGGGCAACTCCTGGGCGACCTCCCTGCCACTGATGCGCCCGAAGCCGACTCCGACTCCAACACCATCCCTGCACACCAGCGACGCAAACCCCGCAGCAACTTTGCCGACGAGGGCACGCCCGCATCGTTCTTTGACGAAACCAAGGTGCCCGTGCACACCATCGAGCTGGCCAACCCCGAGACCAAAGACCTCTCGCCCGATCAGTACGAGGTTGTCAGCCAGAAGGTCAGCCACCGCTTGGCACAGCGCCCCGGTGCCTATGTGGTGCTGAAGTATGTGCGCTCTGTCATCAAGCGCCACGACACGCAAACCCTGCACTGTGCGGGCGCGCCAACAGGCATCATTGAGGGCAGCCGCGCTGACGTGAGCTTGCTCGCAGGCGTTGTTGTTGACAAGTTTGCCTGGCACATTCCGCTGTACCGGCAGCACCAGCGCCTGAGCCAAGCGGGCTTCAAACTCAGCCGGGCGTGGCTGACGCAACTGGCGCAAAAGACCATTTCCCTGCTGGAGCCGATTTACGACACGCAGCTCGAGTCGATCCGCAACAGCCGGGTCAAGGCAATGGACGAGACCCCCATCAAGGCCGGGCGCAGTGGGCCCGGCAAGATGAAGGCGGCCTACTTCTGGCCTGTGTACGGCGAACTCGATGAGGTGTGCTTTGCCTATTTCGAGTCGCGCCGCCACGAGCACGTACAGCAGGCATTGGGGCTGCCAGGGGCCACAGATGCCGTGTTGCTCACTGACGGCTATGAGGCCTATGCACGTTACGCTGCCAAGACCGGCATTACGCATGCCCAATGCTGGGCGCACTGCAGGCGTGGCTTCTTTGAAGCTCTAGGGGCCGAGCCACAGGCCGCTGGCCAGGCGCTGCAGCAAATTGGCGAGATTTACGCCCAGGAAGAAGCCATTCGTGAACGTGACCTCTACGGGGATGCCAAACGAGAGCACCGTCTAAGCCACAGCAAACCGCTGGTGCAGAACTTCTTTGAATGGGTGGATTTGCAGTTCGAGCGGCAAGGCTTCCTGCCCAGCAATCCGTTGACCAAGGCATTGGCCTATGCACGCGAGCGCCGCGCGCAACTGCAGGTGTTTCTGGGCGATGCGGATGTGGCCATGGATACGAACCATCTGGAACGCGCCTTGCGCGCGATACCAATGGGCAGGCGCAATTGGTTATTCTGCTGGACGGAGGTGGGCGCCAAGCGCGCGGGCATCATGCAGAGCCTGATCGTGACATGCCGTTTACATGACATTGACCCCTACACCTACCTGGTTGATGTCTTGCAACGCGTAGGCCACCACCCCGCCTCCAGAGTTTCAGAACTGACGCCTCGTCAATGGAAGCAGCACTTCGCCGAGAATCCATTGCGTTCACCATTACACGGTTTGGTAACGTAG
- a CDS encoding ThiF family adenylyltransferase, with product MSAPALDIILLESHEAALRALLHRENGSEAAAYVLFGKAEIAADPWSSQPRIRLISHEVVPITLNEMVSASSTHVTWSTQGFMRLLGLALHRNLVPGLVHTHPGANAFFSDQDDRNEAELARTTFNKGTQGLASMVFGQHDAIVGRLWTSAKASTQASSISIVGSQIKIWREDAGHEDTAFLARQAALFGKGFNPIVRALRVGVIGCGGTGSAVVSLLTRLGVGHLALMDNDTIDTTNLNRVHGSRAADVPAKLAKVDILAREIEACGLGNHVVTRRAWVGNTSLRDVLRSCDVLFGCTDDNQGRLTLNRLAHYYGIPVIDVGLRMRSAKSGGDYDMTGRVTTIRPGNPCLMCLGVVSAQRAAAEGLQRNDPAEFERRKAEAYVEGGGDPAPAVVTFTTSIACAAVDELIQGLTGFRGQGGMVHNRIRRFDRVEDRAMTCRPVSTCPVCGTEATWGRGDVNPFLGVIG from the coding sequence ATGTCGGCCCCAGCGCTGGACATCATCTTGCTGGAATCCCATGAAGCGGCGCTCCGTGCGCTGCTTCATCGGGAGAACGGCTCGGAGGCAGCGGCCTATGTGCTGTTCGGCAAGGCCGAAATCGCAGCAGACCCATGGTCCAGTCAGCCCCGCATCCGCCTGATCTCGCACGAGGTGGTGCCGATCACGTTAAACGAAATGGTTTCAGCCTCCTCGACGCATGTGACGTGGTCGACTCAGGGATTCATGCGGCTGCTGGGCTTGGCGCTGCACCGCAACCTCGTTCCTGGGCTGGTTCACACACATCCTGGGGCCAACGCGTTCTTCTCCGACCAGGACGACCGCAACGAAGCTGAGCTCGCGCGCACCACCTTCAACAAGGGCACACAGGGGCTTGCCAGCATGGTCTTCGGCCAGCACGATGCCATCGTGGGGCGCCTGTGGACATCGGCCAAGGCATCCACGCAAGCCTCATCGATCTCCATTGTCGGAAGCCAGATCAAGATCTGGCGTGAGGATGCTGGGCACGAAGACACGGCGTTCTTGGCTCGACAGGCAGCACTGTTCGGCAAAGGATTCAACCCCATCGTGAGGGCGCTACGCGTCGGCGTGATCGGTTGCGGTGGTACGGGCAGTGCCGTGGTTTCGCTACTGACTCGGTTGGGGGTCGGTCACCTGGCGTTGATGGACAACGACACGATCGACACGACCAACCTCAATCGTGTGCACGGTTCACGCGCTGCAGACGTACCTGCTAAGCTGGCCAAAGTGGACATCCTCGCACGCGAAATCGAGGCGTGCGGCTTGGGCAACCACGTAGTCACCCGGCGGGCGTGGGTGGGAAATACATCGCTGCGTGACGTTCTGCGGTCTTGCGACGTGCTTTTCGGCTGTACCGATGACAACCAGGGCCGTCTGACCCTGAATCGGCTTGCCCACTACTACGGGATTCCCGTGATCGACGTGGGATTGCGTATGCGGTCGGCCAAAAGCGGGGGGGACTACGACATGACGGGCCGCGTCACGACGATCCGACCAGGCAACCCTTGCCTGATGTGTCTTGGCGTCGTCAGCGCCCAGCGTGCTGCAGCCGAAGGTCTGCAGCGCAATGATCCCGCGGAGTTTGAACGACGCAAGGCTGAAGCGTATGTGGAGGGCGGCGGCGACCCAGCCCCAGCAGTGGTCACGTTCACCACTAGCATTGCTTGCGCTGCAGTGGATGAGTTAATCCAGGGCTTGACAGGTTTCCGCGGCCAAGGCGGCATGGTCCACAACCGCATTCGCCGATTCGACCGTGTGGAGGATCGCGCCATGACCTGCCGTCCGGTTTCTACTTGCCCTGTTTGTGGAACCGAGGCTACCTGGGGCCGTGGTGACGTGAATCCCTTTCTTGGCGTGATCGGTTGA
- a CDS encoding DUF6527 family protein, giving the protein MLRRLGLLDFNFLVKRVARHPGKTEIPAGELWLVIDGGVKKWACLSCPGGCGVQISLSLNPERRPRWEVDQDFWQRPTVSPSIHQQKMCRCHFWIRKGMILWSKT; this is encoded by the coding sequence ATGCTACGCCGCCTAGGTCTTCTGGACTTCAACTTTCTTGTGAAACGAGTGGCTCGACATCCAGGCAAGACTGAGATTCCCGCGGGTGAACTGTGGCTGGTGATAGATGGCGGAGTCAAGAAATGGGCATGCTTGAGTTGCCCAGGCGGATGCGGTGTGCAGATATCGCTGTCATTGAACCCCGAGCGCCGTCCACGCTGGGAAGTTGATCAAGACTTTTGGCAGCGACCTACGGTTTCGCCGTCTATTCATCAGCAGAAAATGTGCAGATGCCATTTTTGGATTCGAAAAGGAATGATCCTCTGGTCAAAGACTTGA